In the genome of Impatiens glandulifera chromosome 6, dImpGla2.1, whole genome shotgun sequence, the window AAATAACTCTTCCTCAAACAAGGCCCAAAATACCCTCTAtacctttattatttttcttgtaaaCTATATTTACAAGGCAATTTGGAAAAAGAACCCCCAAATAACtcggttatttgaataacccgAGATCAAACAAAGACTAAGACTTTGCTTTTCATTGTGTTTTCATGTATTTCTCTGTGTTGTCTTTCTCAATTTTGTTACCTCAATTTTCCGATGTATGTGTTGCTTGATCTCGAGATATGATCTGCGTCCATGGAAATTATGTACTCTGTATAAGTAGTTCTGCGTGTTCTTTTAGCCGATAGAAGGAATTTCCCATTTTCAACAAGTAATGCTGCAAATATTatgaaatcaaatcaaaatcacTAATCCCAATTTTGGAAACATTTTTGTTATGTTTCTTCCAGATACAGAAACAAAAGTGTTTAGTCGTTAAGCCACGAGGCTAATCAAAACAACAATGAAAGATAACAAATGCTTACAAGGGCTAAGACATAAGAAAAGATGGTAGGACAAATTGGACTTGTCTCGTTTGATGAAGCACTGAATAGTCCCATCACGAGGCCCTGGCTGGAAATATGAACCAAACAAACACATCACATCGAtgatcaacagaacaacaacgatcatatatttatatagctCATTTCATACCTGCTTCAAAGAGACTGGAAATGTAAGCCTCCCACAGAGTTCTGGACCTTTAACAATTTCTTTGCACATAAACCTCCACGAACTACAAACAGAAGCACAAGCAACGACATGTTTTCTAGCTGGCCAATTGCTCTCGCTTTCTTCCAACCTCTTAACTATGTCGAACAATAGTTCTTGAGGAAGGTTTGCCCATCGACTACTTTGAATCACCAGAGGCTGATCGTCCTGAGATTTCCCCTTGCTGTCATTAGTGGATACACGAACATCGAAACTTCGCCTGGACAAACTTCCAAGGCTATCTCTCAATTCACGAACTATGCCTCGGAAAGACATTGATCTTTTTCCGTTGCTCTTCCAATCTCAATAAACCATAAGAAGAAAAATGACTGCAATCAGTTTTATAATAATGAGGAAAGTAGTAGTCACTAGGCAGTACAGTAGGTAGACAAGAATCAAATAAAAGGAAGACTTAGATTGGTAAAGGTATGAAAAAGCAAAAGAAAAGCAAAGTGAAAAAAgatatgaagaaaaagaagacaTGACTCACATGGAAAATAAAAGCAACCGAAAGCATAATAATCTTTGAGATAATATGCTCTAATCAAATGAGATAATCTTAACAACACATGATTATGAGCAAAATACTCTTTAAGGAAGAGATAAACCCTAGAAATTTTTGGCTTTATACTAAAGGAGAGAAAAGATAGCCATGCCAATTAAATCTGAGCACTAGAAACGGATAAAAAGAGAAGATTCCATCCATATCTAAACCTTACTCAATTATTCACACGATTTGATCTCAATCATCCTAGCTATCTATGTGATTGATTTTATCCATTAAGCACTTTCAAAATATCGACTGATTCATCATCATTCATCTAgctaatgagagaaaaaaaagtataatagaAACCGCTAGCTTCTACATGGATCTGCATATAATTTACTCAGAAAAACGAAAGGAGTTGACAATTTCTGTAAGCAAGCACTATAATGAAAAATCCTGCTCAGGGAGATTCAGTCGGTAAATCATCCAATGAAGAAAATCTAGGTCGAGATTCATACATACAAAAGATGAAAGGACAATGAAGATCCGTAGATCTGTACTACCTTATGGAAGAAAATCTGCAGACGCAAAATTGTGTATGTACGTATCCAATTCGAAAGAAATCCTCcaatccttcttcttcttcttctttgtacTAAATGCGAGTCAAGTCCAAATGAAGAAGATCACAAGAGTCTTCTGGACTCTGGTCAGACATGTATCATCTTCTCCacctctctctttctcttctctctctcacacacacacacatgcGGACGCcaaagaaatattaaatttggttCAACGAACCACGcgggagagagaaaataaaatataaataaattgaccactttctccttcttcttttttctaatttatttattatttttattaatatatgtataatttgacgtgactaagaaaaaaaaatattaaaaatacatttaaaagaaataataatgaatatatcTAAATGAAGCTAATAGGTTAAGAAATCGCTTATGATTGTACaagatatatatttgtttgaaaatagttaataaatttattttagtaaatctttctaataattatatttaataataaaaatatttgtttagaaaGATGGAATGGAAGTGTTAATAATAATGGAGGGATAGGCACGCCATTTACTTTTACATAATGACTTACCAAATACCAAACTATGAAAAGTATgcattcttttcatatttttgacaactTGTTAATTCTAGAAAAGatcaaaattagtttatttagaaaaaaaatatgacttttttttttaagatgatTAGTCAGTCAATAGATATGTggataaaaattagtttatttagaaaaattaaagactATTTTTAGATGACTAggtaatgtttaattaatatgagtCCAGAGTCTATATATCTTGTCGCTTCTTAGACCACACGGTCTCATTTGTTTGTTGAGGTACCCTACATCAATCAAGATAATTAGAGTTGATATTCCTTACAATTTTTTGCTCTaagctaataataataataataataataataataataataataataataataataataatggttatTGATATAATTCACTGAATAATAGTTAAACAgaccacatatatatatatatatatatatgattccatagagtttatgttataatttgattaatataattatttaaaaaagaagcCAATTTATATGAATGAAAACAAGAATAGTTGAAATCTCTCAAAttgtcataatttatttattataataagcaagcaaaaataacacaaaaacgAACAGGAGACAAAGCAATCATAAGTTGAAATCTTAAATGAGCCTAAAAGCAGTTTCTATGAACAATAGCTGGACCAGATTCATCATACTGCTGCTTAGTAATCCACAtctgcaacaacaacaacataaaaataaataagtgattttcttatttatattgaaaattaataaacaaaccTCTTGAAATGAACTGAGAGAGGCCAAGATTGATCCACCCATCCAAACACTATACTGTCTCCAAAGTGGAGCGTCCATTTTAATCTTCATAGAACCGGGAGCAAGAAGAGTAGTTAATTCCTTAGTCAGCCTTTCCACAAATCCAGGAAACAAGGTCGAGCCGCCACAAATAAGGATATTTTCATACAAATCCTTTCTAATGTCCAAATCACACTtcataattgaattataaattactCCATGAATTCCAGGTGATTCTATTCCAATCAAGGCCGGACGGAAGAGAAATTCCGGGCATTCAAATTTCTCTGTTCCTATTTTATAAATGCAGAACTTTGTGTTTTTCAGGAGCAACACGAAGTTTGTTGTAGAATGTGTGATGCCAAAGCTTTTCCATATCATCCCAATCGGTGACAGCTACGTGCTCCATTGGGTAAGTTTTGGTAAGGATACCTCTTTTTGACTGAGCTTCATCACCAACATATGCGTCCTTTTGAACCACGCCAACCATGACACTTGTATGTCGAGGTCTGCCTACTATGCTTGGAAATACAGCCTGTGGAGCGTCATCACCAACAAAACCAGCCTGTGGATGGAAATGCATgcagttcatatatatatagtactGGGTTGGGCGAAAGAACAAGGCTTGTTAATGTTACCCTTTTCAAAAAAGAGtgaaataaatttataccaACCTTGATCATTCCAGTTCCATTGTCAAAGACGAGAGATTTATTATGCATAACATATCAGCCATCTTCTATAATTAGACCTGTTTTGTTGTTGCAAAGAAAAATTAgtaatcataaaaaaaactgCCTTCTTCTTTTAGaacataaataatctttaaGCAACTAGCTAGGTTAGGCCACAAACACAAAAACAAGATCATACAAATAACCCAGACAGCTTCTACACGGACGGATATATATGCAAATAActtttgaagaaattcaaaCTTGGGTGTAAATAtcataaagaagaaaaatgatgaaTTCAGACGCCAAATTGTGTATGTATTTCACTCCTCTTGTTGTTGAGTCTTATTACGTCGTgtttactcttatatatataataacttttttaccATGCATTTTCCATATAAAACAAACTAGGATAAGGTAATGATttcttctaattaatttataatttctttatatattttctcttttttaatataaatatatattattatagattaatattttattatattatctctaatatatatatatatatatataatttttttatcattatttttttatatttatattaaaagataattttaaacctaaattatataatattttcaatttatttattttatctaataatttaaaatatatataattttaaaaaaacaatataattataaataaatagataaaaaaaagtatataaaaataataatttataataattatcaattaaatttatataaaatatatataataacaattaaataagaagatataatatatatatatatatatatatatatgctcctAAATATATTTTCCTTTCCTAAATCATCAACTTATCAGTTAAGTAAAATTTTGGAGATGGAGATATACTAAAATGCTATCCACAATCAATAtgtatttctctttcttaattaatttctcattaACCATCGACTTGATTAAgtaagattttgaaaatatactAACATGCTATCCACCATCAATATAATTctctttcttaaataatttctcaatcctaatttatcaaattaaagttTTAGGTAAGAATTTTACACAAGCTTTCCAcaattatatcttatttttccctcctaaataatttataaatcctAAATCTCAAATTCCTCTCtcttataattataactaatttatattttcttaatttattttttaattatattctcttttatcattaattttatataaataaattttatctttatcaaaaatatttttttactagcatttatatttatatataacctttcatatataataaaattaattatatatctattatcctaattaaaaaaatttctctcataatattttcactcaatatataataattacataatattacatctttttatacttataaataaatatttatataaatatatatatatatatatatgatatttttaccatatatttaattttttacttactaaaaagataaaaaaaaaattaaataaacttttatcatcattaatttatatttttacatataataagaaaaatatatataaaaatatattttttcttattatatatataatattctttttttattagtaaatgttaaataaattttttcttcattaatttgtatatatatatatattttcttattattggttaatttatttatatttttttaaaaggtacatgtatattaaaacaaaaacaaaaaatttaatcatgacaaaatcatgataaaaaaaataaaaaactttatttcaATAGGTTATAAATCTCGTAAGTTCTATAAAAGAACGATTAACTTCCGATATACTCTATTGACTTTTCGTaacaaattttagaaaatatcataataacagtattatgaatgatatgcaACATACAACTACGATAactgaaagttcgacgatttctctccaaccagataatccaccaaaaaataattgagatgataattataactcaaatatataCGTCAATCATCTCAATCGCATCAATCTAAACTCTCAATAACTATCCAAAGACTCGAGTATCAATGAATCCCagtaaatttcacaaaaaattcaaacaatagTCACtttcgacaatgcaaaagtgaGTGAATTGTCTATTCAACCTCTTTGTGAAACATACGACAACGACTAAGATAACAATTTTCATTCACATATCATTAATAAGAATTCCACTGTATATAACGCTTCATCTAAATAACGagatatttgatgaaatttctgactctcatatataaaattatattagcgaacaacttgtagTAATTCCTCACATGAAAATTATCAGTATCTTGCTAACGCATTACGTCTTGTTTAGACGGGAACACTTACTTGCGTCTTACAAAAAATGAATTCTATTATGGGACgaagtctccataatgtttaatctcattctatatctaattcgacTAGCGAAACCACTAAaccgatgatcaaacatgtccttaattgtgacatttatatatatatatcaattgaAGCAAACTAATGATACGTCGTAACTAAatttttgacactacaccaaatgtcaTCTCAAAAACTAATCGAAAAATCAACTCTCACAATAAATCTAGATTATTcacaaaaacttaatttatttagaaaaattaaagactgtttttaaaaattagtttatttagaaaataaataaaaacaaatgaatttttCAATATATGAAGATTAACTTTACATGGAAAAAAATTGGGTTAAAAggttaagaaaatatatataataataataaaatttatttaaaataaataaaaaccaaacgaaaaatcaacaaataaaaataaacaaaaattctaaagTACCTGCAAACCGACTAAACAACTTTTTCGGAACGGATATAGTCCTAACAATAATATTGCAAACAAAATAATGCACCATAAGATAACTGAAGTGAAAGTccaataattaatatgtatctATCTTGTTGCCTCTTGAACCACACATCTCAACATGTATTGGTCTTTTTGTTGAGGTACACTAAAAGACTAAcaataaatcaatatatttagtGTTGATATTCTTTACAATTTTTTGCCCTaagcaggggcggagccaggatgaaaaattacctggggctgactcaaacttgcatctcagatttaactttctatgttccgcttttttttcaataaaatttccacggttattagaagatggaaactcatcatgccctctcaatgcacacgcttataaagtgagccaccgagtgtTTTCAATAGTTGCTGTAAGCcgtaatatgttattttatttttcatctaaagACTGTGCATTTAGTACTTTATCCacatgacaaggatattcattagattatcaagatattcaactgctctattatgtggtgaaatattatatcctatatgcataacaaaagagcatttatcctcatcattaactcgctttcaatatttgaatccatctattgtaaatatAGGTTTTTAGGGTTgcttatattaaaataagaaacatgggaaacaaaaagcaacatctttcaaaggagagtattctaatcaattaaatttcttaaaccaatgactttggaaccgtcgattttgatttccaaatttggtcggcgggtactcattcttaataggttgatatgacttcatcttgatataagctcgtctaattatatctctttgattaaaatgatatttctatatcggaatacgtaatgttggatcaagtttaagaaaacttacatcaacatcaattctaggagatttgttaagttcttgagtAGAGATATCAAATTCtaggattttaatttaggtggggctggagcccaccctagcccatgggtggctccgcccctggccCTAAGTGTCTAATTcgtctaataataataataataataataataataataataataataataataataataataatgataactGTTAGAAAGACTAGATATTATTTCATTAagtttatgttataatttgattgatataattatttgaaaaagaaaccATTATATCTGAATGAAAACAAGAATGGTTGAAATATCTCAAGTTGTCatcatttattataataattcaagaATGCAAGTTCAAACAAAGGAGATGATGgaataaaattcaaaacaatCGTAACTTGAAATCTTGAATGAGCTTAAAAGCAGTTTCTATGAACAATAGATGGACCAGATTCATCGTACTGCTGCTTAGTAATCCACCTCTGCAACAACAatggtaaaaataaataactgattttcttacttatcattaaatgattgaaaattaataaacaaaccTCTTGAAATAACCTGAGAGAGGCCAAGATTGATCCACCAATCCAAACACTATACTTTCTCTCCGGTGGAGCAACCACTTTAATCTTCCTATCACCAGGAACAAGAATATTTAACTCCTTATTCATCCTTTCCACAATTCCAGGAAACATGGTAGAGCCCCCAAAAAGaaagatatttttatacaaaacatTTCTAACATCCATATCACACTTCATAATTGAATTGTAAACTGCTTCATGAATTCCAGGTGATTCTATCCCAATCAAGGAAGGCCTGAAGAGAATTTCCGGGCATTCAAACCTCTCTGTTCCTATTTTGATCACCTGCCCGTCGGGCAGCTCGTAAGAGCTGCTAACATCGGCGGCCGTCTTCTCCATCTCTTGGTCGTAATCCAGGGCCACGTATGCAAGCTTTTCTTTGATGTCGCGCGCTATGTCACGTTCTGTATTATTTGTGGCGAATGGGTACACTAATCTTTCCGAAAGCATGTTCAACATTGAACCTGTTAAATCATCACCGGCCAGGTTCATCTTGAAGATTCCATCTTGGAGAAGATAGCCTTCGTAAATGGGTACTACGTGGGTCACGCCATGGCCCGAACACAAAGTAAGACCTTtgtcaaaaaaacaaaaagatacATGTCATGTAAATAGTCTGAAACTCTGCTTGCAATGGAACAACAAACCAACAAACAAACCTGTTGCACGACCAATTGAGTAAAGCGCGAGAACTGACTGATTAGCGACAGACATTGCGGGTACATGGAAAGTCTCAAACATAATCTGTGCCATCTTCTTCCTGTTGGACTTTGGGTTGAGAGGTGCCTCTGTAAGTAGAACTTTGTGTTCGTCAGGAGAAACACGAAGTTCGTTGTAGAACGTGTGATGCCAAATCTTTTCCATATCATCATAATTGATGACAATTCCGTGCTCCATTGGGTAATTTATGTTAAGGATACTTCTTTTTGACAGAGTTTCATCACCAACATATGTGCCTTTTTTTTTAACCATACCAACCCTGTGACATTCATGTCGAGGTCTGCCTACTATGCTTGGAAATACAACCCGTGGAGCTTCATCACCAGCAAAACCAGCCTGTGAATGGAAATGCAGTTTATATATAATGGGTTGGGTGAAAGAACAAGGTTTGTTGTAACCCTTTTTAAAAAAGacgaaaataaatttaaacaaccTTGATAACTCCAGTTCCATTGTCTAAGACCAGATGTTGATCATACATAACATCAGCCATCTTCTATAATTAGACCTGTTGTTGCaaagaaaaatatgtatttttctGGAAAATTAGTAATCATAAAAAAACTGCCTTCTTCTTTTAATATAGAAATGATCTTTAAGCAACTAGGTTAGGCCacaaacacaaaaacaaaatcatacaaATAAATCTCAGACAACTTCTACACGGATCTGTAAATAActtttgaagaaattcaaaCTTGGAAGAAAAATCAATTCAGGATATTTCTTCTTGTACCTTAATTATGCAAGAAATGTAAATATGCAGACCCCaaattgtgtttgtattccgcatgtttactcttatatatatataataatttttttttaccaatcaCTCTAATAATTATGCGTTTTCCATATAAAACTAGGATAAGGTAAAAACGATCTCtttctaactttttttataatttctctaattgtaatataaatatatatttcctttcttcaataattatattttattatattatctatatctatatatattttttatatttatactaaaaaaataattttaaacataagttatataatatttttaatttatttataactattttatataatagtttaaaaaataattatatagttatatattaattttaaaaaataatataattataaatagatagataaaaaatatatataataaataaaaaataataattatcaattaaattctaatatatatatatatatatatatatatatatatatagaaggcataaataattatttgaaagtttACTTACTACACAAGACTCTCCTAAATAATTTATCCTTATAAAtccataataattaaaattttcacttCTATAATTATAACTAGTTTctcttttcttaatttatttttctgattatatattcttttatatttttctaatttggttttctaattatattcttcattaccatttttattttatcaaaaatattgtttttactcatttttatatttatatatataaccttttatatatataataaaagagaaatgattaaggAAAGAATTTGAGAGAATGACGTGACACAATTTGATTGgccaaaaatcaaaaaaaaaattctcacacttcttattatttttccaGCTGATGACAAATCATTTCCTACCCTATTTCATCTCCCAATTTTCTTTCCCCTGTCACTtctcataataaaattaattatatctattattttaattaaaaatatatctctcctaatttattttttaatatttaattatataatattacatatttgagaaataatatagaaaacacctttatacaatattaatttagtaagatagaaaaaatatttttctctcttatatttttttttaacatatatttttttttattgccAAATCAGTAGTAggtgttgtatatatcatttctctacatatttatatatataatatttttaccatattTTCActagctaaaaaaataaaaaaatattaaataaatttttatctccattagtttatatatatataattattagtagatgctaaattaattttttttcttcattaatttatatatctatatatatattattctcttttatttattagtattaataGTTTGTTGGTTaatataatgattaatattttctattttttaatttaaaatttgaatattttttttatataaattacttattttatttgtattatttattttataatatataattatatattaaattaaaaacatattttcaatttactctctatttaaattttcaaataaattattaaaaaataataatttttatatattctttatgtatatctattatttatataatttatttattttttattcattaaaattattaaatatacacatatataaaattatatattaaatttaatatttagtgATTTAAGGTCTAatggttaaataattaaatacaagaTATTCATTTGTGTTTTATATGGcacaattcaaaataaaattctaattttatcttataaaaataCCCAATTTTGAACCCAAATtgtgtcatttttaattatattattagacAATTCACTTCCGAAGATTCCATAGAGTTTAGgttgataatttgattaaagTATAATTTGTTTGAAGAAACCCtggtatattttaatgaaaacaaGTATGGGTGGTTGAAATCTCTAAAAAATTTATCAGTCACATAATAATCAAATCTTTTGAGTATAAAAATAACACAAGAATGCAAATACAAAGTGCAATAACACAAGAATGCAAATACAAAGTGCAATAACACAAGACACCAATTACAATCTTAAAAGTATTTTCTATGAACAATACCTGGACCAAATTCTTCATGCTCGCGTTTAGTAATACACATCAGCAACAATGTAAAACCAAATAATTGATTGTCTTACcacttaattgattaaaaattaaaaaacacatgcTGAAATGTACTCATTGAGGTGAATCTCAGGTCATTTTTGGAGCAACGTGCGATCTAAGATTTGGGGCCTAAATTTTAGAGGAAAACCAAGTATAAAGaaacataaaacataattttttttatagtactgCATAAAAttttttgagagagagagaaatcgagtagaaataaacataaaacataatattttttatagtactgcataaaactttttttttgggCCTTCTTAATTTTGGGGCCTGGGCGGTGGCCCATCTTGCTCACCCTAGTAGCCGACCCTGTCAATTCATCCAGGGCCGGCTCCGAGAATTGGGAGGCCCaatgcaaattcaaattttgtggcccccaaaattaaaataaatataatagttttatattttataaaaacatattaaatatacaaaataaatatataattagatcaTTGATttcgaaaaagaaaaaatgatatatttttggtcattttgaagcattatttaataatatttatgatatattggGTATAATGTTttctataatgaaaaaaatataagagatattttaaaataagaaaagattatgaaaataaacataataataagaacaaataaaaaaataattttaagagtattaaaatgtaacctcaaaaatgatttttagagttgaatttatgataaaaaaattaaaatattagagatGGAATATAATTAAGGTTAATGATATAAAAGAGTTACAatagagataaataaaaaataagcctaatattaaggataaaaaaatattcgattaaaaataaataaattaatatattattatattagatataatatggagataaaaaagaattaatatattattatattatatattatatattgaggGAGAAATAagtgatatattattatataatatagaaagagaattttttttatatatataatataaaaaaaagttaaaatattataaggaaataaattttaaaaaatatgatattatactaaaaatagataatttataatattatatgctaaaaataaacaatttgtGCCCCTAAGAAATGATGGCACAATTGCATTGGTGGTTGTATTGCCTAAATTCACCTATCCAAAAGCTATACATTCTCTCCATTCTCTCTAGTGAAACGACCACTATAATCTTCAAACTACTCAGAGCAAGAACAATGATTTCATTACTCATCCTATCCGCAAATCCAGGAGACATTGACGAATCGCCACAAAGAAGGATATTTCCATACAGATCCTTTCTTTTGTCCATATCACACTTCATAATTGAATTGTAAATTGCTCCTTAAATTCAAGGTGATTCTATCCCAAAGAATGACGGTCTGAACAGGATTTCCAGACATTCAAATCTCTCTGTTCCTATTGTGATCACCCGCATCTGCCAATATCTGTCTTCTCCAGCTCTTGATCCTAATCCAGGGCCATGTATGCAAGATTTTCTTTGATGTCACGCAAAATATCTCGTTCTGCATTTGTGGTGAATGGGTATACTCTTTCAAAAAGCATTTTCATCAATGAACCTGTTAAATCATCACCAGCCAGGTTCATCCGAAAGATTGCATGTGGGAGAGCATAGTTTTCGTAAATGGGAACTGCATGGCTCACGCCATAACCCGAATTCAAGACAACACCTTTgtcaagaaaacaaaaatacatGTCATATAAATAGTCTGAGTGTAAATTGTAATGGAACAACATTGTACAAACTAACCTGTTCTGCGACCGTATGCATAG includes:
- the LOC124942757 gene encoding actin-100-like, which translates into the protein MADVMYDQHLVLDNGTGVIKAGFAGDEAPRVVFPSIVGRPRHECHRVGMVKKKGTYVGDETLSKRSILNINYPMEHGIVINYDDMEKIWHHTFYNELRVSPDEHKVLLTEAPLNPKSNRKKMAQIMFETFHVPAMSVANQSVLALYSIGRATGLTLCSGHGVTHVVPIYEGYLLQDGIFKMNLAGDDLTGSMLNMLSERLVYPFATNNTERDIARDIKEKLAYVALDYDQEMEKTAADVSSSYELPDGQVIKIGTERFECPEILFRPSLIGIESPGIHEAVYNSIMKCDMDVRNVLYKNIFLFGGSTMFPGIVERMNKELNILVPGDRKIKVVAPPERKYSVWIGGSILASLRLFQERWITKQQYDESGPSIVHRNCF